The following nucleotide sequence is from Anguilla rostrata isolate EN2019 chromosome 3, ASM1855537v3, whole genome shotgun sequence.
GCACCTCTTTTCTACTTCACTGTCTGTGACTGCAGACTATGTGTGCTTGTTTCGTGTGCATTTTTACGCTTTTAATTTGACGAGTTTTCCTCACTTGTAAAACTTGAAAAAATTTTATTGTatgcaaactttttttgttgtttaccaTATCAAACAATCCTTATGTAGGTCCTTGATTGATACCAGTGTCcacagaaatactgaaatactttcagttttatttctggatAAACAATAAAAGAGGAACTGACACCTGCATTTTTAGAGTAGTTTTAATAGGGCTTTTAGAGATTTAAGGTCTGCATACAAAAGAAGACCCTTTACCAACTGCTTAGCCATCAAAATCATCCTACATTTGCAATCTGAATGATTCACAGGGacaacatatttttatgtttctgcaCAGGTTGTGtggattaaattaaatgattaaatgaaatgtaatcattgtaattgtaaataaattatgtgaTTCCATTTGATTGGAAGAAAAGCTTATAAAATGTCATTAAGAGATCTGTGGCAGGGATTAAGACCACAATTAATGTCTTGCTGTGATGTGGTCAATAGGACTGGGATTTCTTCATTTTGCTTAAGAGAAAACGCAGTTTTCAAAGCTCTCATCTACATCAGAAGCATATTTCTCAACTCTTTTACAGCTGATTTTATGTTCAAACCACTGAACATGACCTTAAAGTGAGATGGACTGCACTTATTCTGCCACAGTAAGTACAGCCCATGTTTTTGCTTCAGCACCCTGCATCATAATCATGTTACATTTGCATGAATGTATAATCATATCAAAATAATCACTGTTCATTAGTGAGTAGACTTGTATAACAAACATAGGGGCTAATGCCAACCATTACATAAGTCCAAGGCTGAGGCATTATGGGTGAAATTGAAACCAAATTTCAGTACTTCAGTTGCTTGTAATTGCAAAATACCGTAGAAGCAGTTTCGTTTACGCCAAAAAACTCAACCAGGTTAGAGTGCATGAGGGATCGGGATCAGTTCCCCTTTAGGTTTGCTGAACTTTTCAGAACTTGTGGTGAATTTGTGCCTCATGGTGTACTTCAGCAAATACACTacgtggccaaaagtatgtggacacctgacatccaacatcccATCCAAAATGATGGACGTTAATATGGAGTTGTTGATcctccctttgctgctgtaacaacctccacttgTCTGCGAAAGCTTTCTACTATATGTTGGAGAATTTCTGCGGGGATTTACTTCcgttcagccagaagagcattagtgaagttGGGCAcagattgggcgattaggcctggctcacagttggctttccaattgatcccagaGGTTTTGGATGCGGCTGAGGtcggctctgtgcaggccagtgaaGTTATTCtacaccgttctcgacaaaaccatttctatatggacctcgccgtgtgcccaggggcactgttatgctgaaacaggaaaggatcTTCCCCCAAAACTGCTCCCCACAAAGTTGGAGGCACAGAATCCTCTGGAATGTCACTGCATTAAGattagccttcactggaactaaggggcctagcccaaaccgtgaaaaaaaaaatccccagagaccaaggggtgtccagatacttttggtcacataGTGTATGTAAGCGTGGCCTGTCCCAGTAAGTCCTACGTTTTTTGGTACAGAAGGTAGATTAAATGGGGCCGGGGGCAGAAGAATAACCCCTCGAAATCCACGTCTCATGTGGTCCCATCAAGGGCATCTTTCAGCGTTCTCTCCTTCCTGCAGGGTGACCATGTCCTTCATCTCCGGCTTCCTGGTTTCCAGCTCCagggtggggtcaggggtcgtgACGCCTCTTACCTCGCCTGTGCTTCCTCTTAAAACAGAGACGGTGTGTGAAGCATGTGCAGAACTCACACGGTTATCTTTTCCCTAAGAACATCAATCAGTGGATGGGAATTTCAGTCATTGTATTAGATTACATGACGTACAGCatgtgcataccgaaggtcactggaacaactacgaGACACTGGTCTGATAAAATGCAGTTCTGATTAAGTATCAGTTCTCCACAGCCATGAACGtgaagaatgagagagaaccCTGTAATTCTCAGGTCTCGATTCGTCTATTTATAGCTTGTTTCGCAGCAGCTACGCTCGTTACCGAAACATTTGCAATATGCACTTATGTGGGTCTCTCTGGATAAATCTAAATGTAACGTAATTTACAGACatggtgagggtggggggtgggggggggggggcgtcgcaTTTATCGTCAGTGTAGCTGAATATTATTTGCCCAAGGAGTACTCACACGTGAAAATAGCCCGTTTTATGCTGCTGTCCTGTGGCACAGAAGAGAAACAAAGCAATACTTTCAGCCATGgatttctgaaaatcaaaaatcTCAGTTTCTTTCAGATCTGTTCAAGGAGAGCTAGGAATTAAGTATTTAAagacatactatgcaggattttataGCCTGATTTTTTCCTGATCTGATTTTTCTAACAATCAAAGAAAGTAAGCAGGACAGTACAGACTCACGCATTCGGAAAACGATTGCAGTCACCAGTACAGCGACCAAGGGTAGGGCCGGAACCAAAATCCAAAGCAGATGGGGCCTGAGCATCTGTGCCTGAAGAATACAGTTACGATCACATTATAAGCGTGTTATAAGCTGTTTACAAGTGGTTTATAACACAGTTGATGAGCACAGGTCATAGGGCCTGATTTTAAATGCCCTACAGAGTGTGTTTATAAGCTGTCTATAACATACTTGATGAGCACAGGTTATAGGGTCCTACAGAGGGTGTGAGCGTGCAGCTGTAAGATCACCTTTTCATttattacattgtatttttcATCACATcttatccatccatccgttatctatgCCCAGGATGCTGCTGTCCCAgcacaggccaccaatctaccacagcacacacacacaccattcactcacactctcatacgTCTGGGCAACTtaaagtctccaattagcctacctgcatgtctttggacatgAACATGCAAACCGgaattcgaacccaggaccttcttgctgtgaggcgacagtgctagcCACCCTACCATCGTGCCGCCCTATCACATCTTATCCACGCattttacatacagtccatttatacagctgggtatttactgaagcaaagtTAGCTGAAGTAGCTTGGCACAGAGGCGCAAGAGCTAGTAACTGAACCTACGGCATTTAAGTTACAAGCCCTGGTCCGTACCTTCTCAGCCAATGGGATGGAGCTCTCAGATGTCTGTCCCAAAGTAGGCCTCGCTGTCAAATGCTCCCAGTCACCTGCACACGGAGTAATATAATTTATcgtgggcgacatagctcaggaggtaagaccgattgtctggcagtcggagggttgccggttcaaaccccgtcctgggcgtgtcgaagtgtccttgagcaagacacctaacccctaactgctctggcgaatgagaggcatcaattgtaaagcgctttggataaaagcgctatataaatgcggtccatttaccatttaccatttaccatttaccatcgtCATACGAGAACTGCAGGGTAGCCATTACAAATTCAGGTAGCTGGGCCTGCCTAGAACCAGGTGAGCCAGAATTACCTAAGTGGGCTTTCTCAgttgagtgtgtggtggttCGGCCAAGATAAGTGGGCAGGGCCAGGATACTATTTGTAGCTATGACCCACCCTGGCCCAGTCATGCCTATGCCAATGTGTGAGAACAATATAAATGCACATCTATTAATTCAGCACAGATCACTAATTTATGCATTCTAGGCTATTGAATTAAAGTGCGTAGAGTCATGGGGTTCTGTCTGGAGGTAATGTAGTTTTGAGATACCAAGTTTCAGAATTTTTATGTTACGCTAACATCGCATTGTTTTCTATTGCAACAATAATAcgtttttttattatggttATGTCATACCTTGTGCATGAATGTTATCAGTCCCTTTCTGTTTGGTCCCAGGGTTAGTCAGCCAATAGGATAATGGAGTTGCCTCTGTCGTCACAGGAGTACTCTGTCCTGCATGTGGCAGAACTGAAAATGATAGatgtagttattttattttaactgatttAGTCCCTTTAGACGGCATGGTCTGTGTCAACTGTTCATGGAATTCTGCAGCACATTTGACCTGTGTTCAATCGACATTCTCCCTTTACGCTCAACTTAATGAGTCCATTtcagtgattgctgaactctccaaactgtgtttgtgaagaaaaaacatcttgcttttcatttttatgtcaaATTTGAGCACAAATGTTGGTAGAGTCCCAGCTTTCTGCTGCAGAACGGCTGcactgaaaaaatgcttcatttcataaacatgaaatttcactttaatttgttattgcgccaatacattttttaggttctcagtggaattttttttttattcttttgaatgaattaatctaaaaaaaaaaaaaaacaggtataaCAAATTggtgtaaaaatattttaggtTTATTCACCGAAACATTTTTCTCAGTGTTGTGCATCAACAGGTGGGAGGGGTACACCTCAGGTGAGTTCACCTGGTTCAGGTGAGTTTCCCCCTTCTCTGCAAAGCGTTTGGAGATCATGAGGTGAAAAattctatataaatatattattgttgttgttgttgttgtttgatGGGATACTGTACCTTGTGTGGAAGTATCAGTGGCCAGTTTGCCTATAGCCTCTGCGTCAGTGGGCCAATCGGAAGGAACAGGCGTGTCTGTCATTAGTATCCATGGAAACACAGGAGTCAAACAAACCAGACACACGAAATGCACAAAGCTCAGATATGTCTACATTTCATGTTCGCAGTGTACATTTTGTCcagtatttaataaaaattggccattttattacattcactaaaaaaaattaaatgttggACTTTGATTACCCAGTTTTGTCACCAGGTTCCATGTACCTGAGTTGAAATAGCATCCAAATTATATTATGTAGTTAAACTGACAGTTATTAAGAATATTTCTGATGCCACTCAACTCAGCTACGTGAACATGTTGACCTTCCTGGGTTATGCAAGtccagcatttcattttttttagggTTGTATTCAGAGACcaataaaacataattgaatattttgtatcaaaaaaaaaacaaaaacattccggGCAACGTGAGTTTTTCTATTCTTGTTTTATGCGTCTCAGCCAATTGCCAACTGCCTTTGCCGATAATTTATCCTTAAAATGAAACGCATGAAGCGTCCAGGATGTTTTACTTTGTGTGGTCCGTGTAGTTTTGGCGCCAGTAGGAAGGGGAGATGAAAGAGGTCCTTCTGTCGTTATAACAGGCCCTGGAAATGGGAAACATATCGCGCACAAACAGCAGGATAAAGATCAAGtcaagtttaaatattttattctcattttttaccACATTCTCTACCACGTCTTAAAATGTTTGTACATTCGtgtgttttgtttcttaaaatattattatttaaatcacCTTTGTGAAATTTTATTGTGAAACACATTGCAGGCCTATGCAGGAATAGGATATGTCCTATATAAAGACAGGTTCTATGATTtattgatcgattgattgaaaaacatttgtgaTTCACTTCCTTTGAACGGCGATTAACATTCAGGGGGATGGGGATCACAGCAGCAACACTATTAGTTGTCAGGGTTTTTATtgacataacaaaaaaatgcaatatgatTTTTAGTTGTTGGTTGTTTTAATCTGTCTCCCCGCTGTGACGGTCAGAGTTTTCTAACGcgtttcacacaaacacacccattttttatttcttttgcgCACTTCACTGTTGCTAACGTCATGACGCAACTACCCGCGAGGAAGAAATTTGCAGATGGACCGAAGTGGCGGCTGTTTTAAAATTCGAAGTTTTGTTGGCGTACCTTTTGTGCGTGGGAATGAAGGTTTGACCCAGAGGCTAATATTATAAATGGGTTATTTTACGACGACGGAAAAGGGTAAATGGTTATCCTCCACTCGACTCGAGGGTAGCGTTTTTCATAACCATTTTGTGGACGCTGTAGCATCTGGTCGAGACCAACAAACCACTGAAACGCTTCTGGTGGCCTTGCACAAGCGGAAAACCTCATCTccgattaatttatttttcgtTGTTTATAATCTTTGCTTTAATCCCGTTTTGATGTGCGCGCAATTGCACGTTTTGCGTTTGTTAAAAACGTTTTAACATAACCAAACTAACGGCTCAAAATTAAAAGGAAGAACCGGGGAAAACGCCTGTGCAATGGGCTGAAGGTTGGGCTGGCGTGGATCTGAAGACGGCCTCCTACGGCTGGGGTGAGTCCATCCGTTTCCTAATTTGAATTGTGGAAGTTGCCTCGCTCTGGttagctacagacacacacacacgcacacacttgttCGACCTTACCCCTTTGCTAAACGTTAATCTGGTTGAGTTTGTGACTGCGCGTGCAGTGTGCACTATATCAAAGCTTTCGTACAGGTGGGTGTCTGCTGGTTAACCCTGGCAATATCCCACGAGTACAGTATTGGCATTAATGGGGTAGTCATTTTAATAGATGCGCTAATCCGTACCTTGCGTTGGACTGCTTGTCCTCTCCTGATTAGTAGTGGCAGGTATCTGCGTCGTCGTAACAGGTGCTGGAGAGGAATTCACACAGTACGGGAAATCAGAGTACTGAATACCACGGCAACGAATCTTTGCTCATATCTGCTATACGGTATATTGTGGTGGAGAGACAGTGAGGTTCTTTGAACACCATAATGGAAAATAGCTACAATTCGCTGTCAGTCACTGTCCTGAAAATGTACTGGAGGTCCAGCAAGCCAGTGGGACTTGACGCATTGACACCGAAGCCTCCCCCCGCTCCGATTAGCCGTTGTCATTCAGTATGTACCTGTCTTTGAGTGGGCGGTAAATTTAGCAAGAGTAAGGGCTTTTCAGTGGAAACTTTAGCAGGCGTGTGTGGCAGTGGGAGTTCTCTTTCCTGTGTATGGTTATATACAATACCAAATagattatatttaatttcagtaccAAAAGTAACTGAAACGTATTTAAATACATGCAATATAAGGGGAATTTGGGATATGCAAGGTCTTAAAGCTTGACTTCTCAAACCAGATTTATTGTTGACCGTCAGTCTTGTGCTTGACGCCATACCTGTAGTTGTACTTGGAGTGGTCTCTCTTTCTGTAGTCCCAGGTGTTTGTGTTGTAGTAGGTGCTGGGAAACATATTGACGCAATTCAACCAGTTAAACATAGAGAAGAATACATCAAGCACCCCCGGTGCTGGGGCCAGTTCTGATTTAGTTCCGTCAGCTcaggaaataaactgaaattcagtCCATGAACTGGAGAAAACAGAACGGCGATTTCagttaattaactttttttattttattgattgatcTCTTGAATTgcctgaactgaaatggaatcaACACTTAAACTTGCTGACATCACAGTCAGTGACTTTTAGCGCAGTGTTTACCGCACGTGCAGCATTGCCCGAGTCATTCAGTATGTACCTGTGAGTGGGCGGTAAATTTAGCAAGAGTAAGGGCTTTTCCGTGGAAACTTTAGCAGGCGTGTGTGGCAGTGGGAGTTCTCTTCCCTGTGTATGGTTATATACAATACCAAATcgattatatttaatttcagtaccAAAAGTAACTGAAACGTATTTAAATACATGCAATATAAGGGGAATTTGGGATATGCAAGGTCTTAAAGCTTGACTTCTCAAACCAGATTTATTGTTGACCGTCAGTCTTGTGCTTGACGCCATACCTGTAGTTGTACTTGgagtggtctctctctctgtagtccCAGGTGGTTGTGTTGTAGTAGGTGCTGGGAAACATATTGACGCAATTCAACCAGTTAAACATAGAGAAGAATACATCAAGCACCCCCGGTGCTGGGGCCAGTTCTGATTTAGTTCTGTCAGCTcaggaaataaactgaaattcagtCCATGAACTGGAGAAAACAGAACGGCGATTTCagttaattaacttttttttattttattgattgatcTCTTGAATTgcctgaactgaaatggaatcaACACTTAAACTTGCTGACATCACAGTCAGTGACTTTTAGCGCAGTGTTTACCGCACGTGCAGCATTGCCCGAGTCATTCAATATGTACCTGTCTGAGTGGGCGGTAAATTTAGCAAGAGTAAGGGCTTTTTAGTGGAAACTTTAGCAGGCGTGTGTGGCAGTGGGAGTTCTCTTTCCTGTGTATGGTTATATACAATACAAAATCGATTCTATTTAATTTCAGTACCAAAAGTAACTGAAACGTATTTAAATACATGCAATATAAGGGGAATTTGGGATATGCAAGGTCTTAAAGCTTGACTTCTCAAACCAGATTTATTGTTGACCGTCAGTCTTGTGCTTGACGCCATACCTGTAGTTGTACTTGgagtggtctctctctctgtagtccTAGGTTTTTGTGTTGTAGTAGGTGCTGGGAAACATATTGACGCAATTCAACCAGTTAAACATGGAGAAGAATACGCTAAGCGCCCCCGGTGCTGGGGACAGTTCTGATTTAGTTCAGTCAGCTcaggaaataaactgaaattcagtCCATGAACTGGAGAAAACAGAACGGCGATTTCagttaattaactttttttattttattgattgatcTCTTGAATTgcctgaactgaaatggaatcaACACTTAAACTTGCTGACATCACAGTCAGTGCCTTTTAGCTCAGTGTTTAGCGCACGTGCAGCATTGCCCGAGTCGTGCAGAGGTGCGTTGCAGTTTGAATTTGGGCACGTGTCTCAGTGAGCGTTCCGCGGACGCGTGACGCGGCGCGTACTGAGCAGATGTGCGTCCTGGTGCGGCGATCGCTCACCGGTGGTCAGGATCAGGTGGACCGTGTCCTTCTGATCGTTGAACCATCCCGGGATATGCACGCGGCAGCCGTAGATGCCCGCGTCGCTTCCTACGGTGTTCCTGATGGTCAGAGACACGTCTCCGGCCTTCACGCGCCCCAGTAAATTGTATCTGTCCAATTTCCTCCAGGTCACTTTGTTGCCGTCGGTAGAAATAATTTCATTGTTACAGCCGCTGTTAGGgatgtagccccgcccccagcacaTGTGCAGCCCGCCGTAGTAACCTGCGTTGTATCTGCAGGGGAGGGTGACGCTGTGTCCCAAATATCCGTAAACTACTCGCGTGCATTCGCCGACTGCgaaagtgacaaggaaaaacatgaggggaggagaagaagaaatggATCGCACTGAAAAGCGAAGCTGTAATGGACTGTAATGTCCGCCAGTGTAACATTCAAGGGATGGACGGGTTATCGCAATGCTAATAAGTGAATGCAGTAACGGTCGTGGCCACAGTGTGATGCGTTGCACGCAGCCTCTTCCGTTCGGCTGTTTACTACCCGCTTCaggtataaatatatttttttaaacgaaaggAAAGGTAATGCACCGTATTGTGGGTATGACCATTGTTGCATTCGGTAATTATCGTCGCGATTTATCGCCCATCCCTAACGTCCATATACATCCTGTTAATACTAATCTCTCACTACTGAAATATCATCTTAGTCACGTAGTACAATATGTTAGAAATATGtggacatttgaaaaaatatgaatataatcgAAAAGCAATGCATTGCACTGCAATAACTGACAACGGCAATAGGTTGCATATTTGCCAATATCCTCTTTAGTATTGCAGGATGgtgataatatatttatttcaatatatattacaatatattccaTAACTGTAAGGAAAGACTTATACCTGTACACCCACTAGCAATAATAAAACTGGTATTTAGATCGTCAAACTAAAAGAAATATGAACTGAacttaaatgtaacatttaacaCAAATTTTATGTTTATGGAGTTTTAATCCAGTGAGAGCTTACCTGGGAACAGGTAGAACAGGAGTCCAGTCAGGAAGATGTGCCCATAGAGTGCGCTCATGGTGAAGTGCTCAAAGACGCACCCACAAgtacacatatatgtatgtgcgcgcacacacacacacacacactgctccctgTTTATTTCCTTAGGTCACAAGACTTCCGCTTCCCCATCTGTACCCAAATAAATCATCATTAGTACCCTGAGTGATCAAGTTGGGGTCacattaatttcctgtttttggttCCACAGAAGTGGTAACATAACTACCACTTTACCTAGAAGTGAATCTGATCATCTGCTAATCATCTAGGTCAGTGGTAACCGACCCTGTTCCAGGAAGTCTTAATGCCCAGtggggtttcactccaaccctaacaaagcacacctcattcaacagctggagatctcattgagctgctaattaatagaaataggtgtgccaaattagggttgtaATGAAAATCTACAGCACGGTAGAACCCCAcaaacagggttggttaccactgaccTCTAGATACTGTAATAAAAAGGTTCGAAAATACgtgagagagaagcacagcaACACGTTGGGTTAAATCATGGCCATCTGTCCAGAACAATTCGCCCATATGGACTGTTTCACGTTAAATGTCCGAGTCAAAGCGATACTCAGTCAAGTACCCCAAATATGATACTTTCCCTGAATGGTATTTATGAGGTTCAGCTTCATGCCTGCCAAACAGGGGCGGCGTCACTGGCCAGTGAACTCGTTAAGTTTCTTGCTCGTGGGCACCACCATGTGGCAGGATCATGAACTGCATTTCAGCGGGGCGTTCCAGAGAGCATGGTGCTTTTAGCGTATGGGAGGAGCCAGAATGCGTAGATCTCCTGTGGAGTCCTTATGGTGGAacggttacacacacacacacacacaagtgtgaacacacacaggcatgagtGTACATTGAAGAAAAACTTTCTCaggaattatatattatatatgtggTATATAaccctaaccaccccccccccccccgcacacgtCGTTATGGTTAGCACAGGCCTCTCTGATCTGGCACACAATTCTGGGGCATCTTAATCTCTGAGCTCTTTTGGCCAGAGGTCTCGCTGAAGACAGACTCACCTCAAGAGCCGCGGGTCTGccagggaggagggaggcgggaggcgggaggtgggggggggggtccagtcATTCACAGCCGCCTCGGATTTCAAAATTGTTTCCACCAAATTGTTTAAGGAAATTCCAGGGAGTGAAGTGTTGTCAGCAGGGTAGGCTGATTATTCAGTTTAATGAGAACTACAGCTGCTGTTGTCCAGAGCCCGGCGTCCTGGGGCTGCCTTATATACACCGCatatgtcccccccccccccggggatgggacggggtgggggggaggctgaACCCGGAGTCACAGTCCTCACACCGTATCGCGttcaggcagacagacggagctgtttgtcattttgttatgTCTTTTCAAGGAGGCTGACCTGACTTCCAAACTAAAACGACGTGTTCCCTTAGAACACCAAACATCTGCCTTctccccacgcacacacaagccacacacacacacacattcacacacacacgcgcacacacacacacacacacacacatacatatgtggGCACAGGGTGCATTGGCCCCGTTTGAGATTGTGGGTCCTTGAACTGCACGAACACTCTTAATATTATAACATCGTTCCCGATTTCAGAAACGATAGCAAGGAAGGTCCAATTTTTACCgggaattaaaaacaaaaaatatcctTTGATGTGATTTTGCACTCCTTGTGATCAGCCAAAAtccattttcttccattttgtgCAGACCCCTGATGTGTGACAGATTTCAGTCGGTTCTGGAGGAGACGCAGTGTCGTCTTGTGATATGGGACACAGCTGAAACAGCCACTGTGGGGGTCTGTTATCGTACTTTCGACTCGCAGAACTTTGAGATGTTTTGCTTGCGGCAATAAGCTAACAGTCCCCTGATAAAAGACGCTCCGCTTCTGGAATACTCTGTAGAACGTTTTCAGCattaaaaacagggaaaaaaataataaaaggaaaaatcaaGACTGTTCGTTAATAAATCATCTAGTGTATGCATTTGCCAACGGGGATGATCAAACttgcaattttacattttaataaagaaacCCAAGTTCATGATATAGATATGTTTTGCATAAATATCAAGATGTGCAGAAATATTATGCTTTCCAAAAGTACACAGAGCCAACagtttttcatgattaaaaatgtaagttttttAATACTCAGAAAGACTCACAAACGtgttgctttgaaatacattataaatCTGAGGCAGAGGACACACAGGGGGCACACGTATCAGCTTCCTGTGATTTATACGCAGGCCAGGTGTGGCAAACTCAGGTACGGAAGGGCCGCAGTTCCTCCAGGTATTTGTGAGCGGCCAGTTCAGGCCTTGAGGACCAAGTCTCGGGCGTGGAAACTACagaaaccagcaggcactgcggccctccacgACTGCACTCTGACTTCCCTGCTGTGCATTATGTTCTATTGACCGTGGAGAAGCAGGAAGTGGCATTCTGTTGACATGGCAACGCAATTTATAAACCCACAGATTTCACCTTCGGTGTGCCGATCTAGCCCTGACCTTTATCTCTGTACCTACAGCAGCGGAGTCCATCACTTGCTttagcaaaacagaaaacattttgaaatattctgACCTCCTTCGTCTAGCTTTCATacaaatcccagcatgcttcacGCCACTGTGTGAACTGGCAACAGCACATTAAAACATCAGATAAGGAAGCTACCTCCACTGTTTCCAGGAGACTAATAATAGTTCTGGACCGTGTCAGATGACACTGTTGCGGGATAATGTAATTCAGTGCcattaattgtgtgtgtgtgtgcatacgtgcgtgtgcatgtgtgtgcacgtgtgtgtgtgtgtgtgtgcgtgcctgtgagagcgtgtgtgtgtgcatgtgtgtgtgtgcgtgcctgtgagagcgtgcatgtgtgtgtgtgcatgtgtgtgtgtgtgtgtgtgcgaactGGAGATGGATCAGCAGGTGGTTCCGAGGCGTTCGCATCGTCACACTGGTAGATGTTCTCCACAGCCTTCTCACTCTCTGGAGTTGGGTGAGTCGAGTCGGAGTTCACATAGAAGACAGAGGAGGGGGCGCTTCTCTGTGCcctagagagagaggaagaccaTGCTGCGTGTGAGAGGAAGCAAACAACCATTATCATGTCATAGACTCACCATTGTTATGTCATACAAACACCATTATTACGATGGTTATGCCATCACTTTCTTTAGCTAACGCTTGTTTCCGTCTGCAGGCATCGATAGAGctagcacagttagcatgcagcccaTAGATATCATCTCATTTTTATACTGGACGGCCCAGGATGAAACTGGTCTCAATCTTATCGTCTAACTATGGGTAAGATGGGCAAAAAGCTACATGTTCTGCCATCgctttttttcttgcatttaaagTGTACAGTGTAGCACATGGTGAAGGTTTATTCTCAGATGTATGTACTTTTCGGATTTATGAACTTCGGTGTGAAGTGTCATTTCTTTACATGGGTGTTGTGTAAAAATGCTCTTGGCTGGTTATACTGTGTATGTAGAGCAGTATTTAAGAgaacacacagtgtacacagtgAAGTGCACGTAGAACTCAGTGCAGGTGCCCCAGTCTCCCCCCATTGAAGTACTTACATCCAAAAGAGCGGa
It contains:
- the LOC135249805 gene encoding T-cell immunoglobulin and mucin domain-containing protein 4-like isoform X5 codes for the protein MCTCGCVFEHFTMSALYGHIFLTGLLFYLFPVGECTRVVYGYLGHSVTLPCRYNAGYYGGLHMCWGRGYIPNSGCNNEIISTDGNKVTWRKLDRYNLLGRVKAGDVSLTIRNTVGSDAGIYGCRVHIPGWFNDQKDTVHLILTTAPTTTQKPRTTERETTPSTTTAPTTTQPPGTTERETTPSTTTAPVTTTQIPATTNQERTSSPTQGPVITTEGPLSSPLPTGAKTTRTTQNTPVPSDWPTDAEAIGKLATDTSTQVLPHAGQSTPVTTEATPLSYWLTNPGTKQKGTDNIHAQGDWEHLTARPTLGQTSESSIPLAEKAQMLRPHLLWILVPALPLVAVLVTAIVFRMRQQHKTGYFHVGSTGEVRGVTTPDPTLELETRKPEMKDMVTLQEGENAERCP
- the LOC135249805 gene encoding T-cell immunoglobulin and mucin domain-containing protein 4-like isoform X4; the encoded protein is MCTCGCVFEHFTMSALYGHIFLTGLLFYLFPVGECTRVVYGYLGHSVTLPCRYNAGYYGGLHMCWGRGYIPNSGCNNEIISTDGNKVTWRKLDRYNLLGRVKAGDVSLTIRNTVGSDAGIYGCRVHIPGWFNDQKDTVHLILTTAPTTTQKPRTTERETTPSTTTAPTTTQTPGTTERETTPSTTTAPVTTTQIPATTNQERTSSPTQGPVITTEGPLSSPLPTGAKTTRTTQNTPVPSDWPTDAEAIGKLATDTSTQVLPHAGQSTPVTTEATPLSYWLTNPGTKQKGTDNIHAQGDWEHLTARPTLGQTSESSIPLAEKAQMLRPHLLWILVPALPLVAVLVTAIVFRMRQQHKTGYFHVGSTGEVRGVTTPDPTLELETRKPEMKDMVTLQEGENAERCP
- the LOC135249805 gene encoding hepatitis A virus cellular receptor 1 homolog isoform X9 encodes the protein MCTCGCVFEHFTMSALYGHIFLTGLLFYLFPVGECTRVVYGYLGHSVTLPCRYNAGYYGGLHMCWGRGYIPNSGCNNEIISTDGNKVTWRKLDRYNLLGRVKAGDVSLTIRNTVGSDAGIYGCRVHIPGWFNDQKDTVHLILTTAPTTTQPPGTTERETTPSTTTAPVTTTQIPATTNQERTSSPTQGPVITTEGPLSSPLPTGAKTTRTTQNTPVPSDWPTDAEAIGKLATDTSTQVLPHAGQSTPVTTEATPLSYWLTNPGTKQKGTDNIHAQGDWEHLTARPTLGQTSESSIPLAEKAQMLRPHLLWILVPALPLVAVLVTAIVFRMRQQHKTGYFHVGSTGEVRGVTTPDPTLELETRKPEMKDMVTLQEGENAERCP
- the LOC135249805 gene encoding hepatitis A virus cellular receptor 1 homolog isoform X8 — translated: MCTCGCVFEHFTMSALYGHIFLTGLLFYLFPVGECTRVVYGYLGHSVTLPCRYNAGYYGGLHMCWGRGYIPNSGCNNEIISTDGNKVTWRKLDRYNLLGRVKAGDVSLTIRNTVGSDAGIYGCRVHIPGWFNDQKDTVHLILTTAPTTTQTPGTTERETTPSTTTAPVTTTQIPATTNQERTSSPTQGPVITTEGPLSSPLPTGAKTTRTTQNTPVPSDWPTDAEAIGKLATDTSTQVLPHAGQSTPVTTEATPLSYWLTNPGTKQKGTDNIHAQGDWEHLTARPTLGQTSESSIPLAEKAQMLRPHLLWILVPALPLVAVLVTAIVFRMRQQHKTGYFHVGSTGEVRGVTTPDPTLELETRKPEMKDMVTLQEGENAERCP